A section of the Phaseolus vulgaris cultivar G19833 chromosome 8, P. vulgaris v2.0, whole genome shotgun sequence genome encodes:
- the LOC137825013 gene encoding protein PXR1-like has product MHEYYQLQPRRVREEMKELMEKGRNFIYREKEFREKFQALVRKKEEKEKREREENERKAREEKEKRENVMIEKKNTKTSFSGVESDINNILASLENPCENVLAEKYMFGVEPKIDINVSSIENTEECLTNKEEESFMTPPESIVGKEFLKGDCNTLNSSFQLYNAHSSLQET; this is encoded by the coding sequence aTGCATGAGTATTATCAACTTCAACCTAGGAGAGttagagaagaaatgaaagagcttATGGAAAAAGGAAGAAACTTTATATACAGAGAAAAAGAGTTTAGAGAAAAATTCCAAGCTCTTGtcagaaagaaagaagagaaggagaaaaggGAAAGAGAGGAGAATGAAAGGAAAGctagagaagagaaagaaaagagagaaaacgtgatgatagaaaagaaaaatacaaaaacctCTTTTTCTGGAGTTGAATCAGATATCAATAACATTTTAGCTTCTCTAGAAAACCCTTGTGAGAATGTGCTTGCAGAGAAATATATGTTTGGAGTTGAAccaaaaatagatataaatgtTTCCTCCATAGAAAATACCGAAGAATGTTTGACCAACAAAGAAGAAGAGTCTTTTATGACACCCCCTGAAAGCATAGTTGGGAAAGAATTCTTAAAGGgggattgcaatactttgaactcttcttttcaattatataatgctCACTCTTCTTTACAAGAAACTTAA